A genomic window from Bradyrhizobium lupini includes:
- a CDS encoding SDR family NAD(P)-dependent oxidoreductase, translated as MAKDSLCAIVTGSASGLGAATAEILARSGARLVINYSSSQKEAEATAEHCRKAGSPEVLVAQGDVSKDDDCRKIVAAAGGWGRLDVLVNNAGTTKHVVHADLDGLSAEDFQRLYGVNTIGPFQMVRAARSLLEAGAKASGRPSAVVNISSVAGISGVGSSIAYAASKGALNTMTLSLSRALAPLIRVNTVCPGYIDTPWFTKGRGEAGAKQVRDSVVAKVPLKVASSAEDIAQLVCFLAMPASSNMTGEVVRMDAGMHLVT; from the coding sequence ATGGCAAAGGACAGTTTGTGCGCAATCGTGACGGGGTCCGCCTCCGGCCTGGGCGCTGCGACCGCGGAAATTCTCGCACGGAGCGGGGCGCGGCTCGTCATCAACTATTCCTCGAGCCAGAAGGAAGCGGAGGCGACCGCGGAGCATTGCCGCAAGGCGGGCTCACCGGAAGTTCTGGTCGCGCAGGGCGACGTCTCGAAGGATGACGATTGCCGCAAGATCGTCGCGGCAGCTGGCGGCTGGGGCCGGCTCGACGTGCTCGTCAACAATGCCGGCACCACCAAGCATGTCGTCCATGCCGATCTCGACGGATTGTCGGCGGAAGATTTCCAGCGCCTGTACGGCGTCAACACCATCGGCCCGTTCCAGATGGTGCGCGCGGCGCGCAGCCTGCTCGAGGCCGGCGCCAAAGCTTCTGGGCGGCCGTCCGCCGTGGTCAACATCTCCTCGGTCGCCGGCATCAGCGGCGTCGGATCGTCGATCGCATACGCCGCGAGCAAGGGCGCGCTCAACACCATGACGCTGTCGCTGTCGCGCGCGCTGGCGCCGCTGATCCGCGTCAACACGGTATGCCCGGGCTATATCGATACACCCTGGTTCACCAAGGGCCGCGGCGAGGCGGGCGCCAAGCAGGTGCGCGACAGCGTCGTGGCGAAGGTGCCGCTGAAGGTCGCGTCATCGGCGGAAGACATCGCGCAGCTCGTCTGTTTCCTGGCGATGCCGGCCTCCAGCAACATGACCGGCGAAGTCGTGCGCATGGATGCGGGGATGCATTTGGTGACGTGA
- a CDS encoding GlsB/YeaQ/YmgE family stress response membrane protein, producing MSMGGLLWIIVVGFIAGLIARWLAPGPNNPSGFILTTILGIAGAFLATFIGQAIGHYGPDQGAGFIMATIGAVVVLFIWHRLVASGVIKG from the coding sequence ATGAGCATGGGTGGCTTGTTGTGGATCATCGTCGTCGGCTTCATCGCCGGCCTCATCGCGCGTTGGCTGGCGCCGGGACCGAACAATCCGAGCGGCTTCATCCTCACCACCATCCTCGGCATCGCCGGCGCGTTTCTCGCGACCTTCATCGGTCAGGCCATCGGTCATTACGGTCCCGACCAGGGTGCAGGATTCATCATGGCCACCATCGGCGCCGTGGTGGTGCTGTTCATCTGGCACCGGCTGGTGGCGAGCGGCGTGATCAAGGGGTGA